The Kaustia mangrovi genome has a segment encoding these proteins:
- a CDS encoding thiamine pyrophosphate-dependent enzyme, translated as MAKLVADVIVETLQEAGAKRCYGIVGDTLNHVTDAMRRKKMEWVHVRHEEVGGFAAGAEAYMTGELTVCAGSTGPGSLHFVNGIFESHRNGAPVVLIASQIDRVQEGLGFPQSVDQRKIYEQCSVFCEYISHPDQARRITAMAAQAALTRRGVAVIVVNGDTTKETIEDELHWRVSRPNPVTRPADDELETLAGLIAEAKKITIYGGYGCRNAHDEVVALAARLKAPVAHTSRAKEFLEYDNPYDVSMTGIIGIKSGFEALENCDLLICLGANFAWTQYYPHKAKIVQIDTAPENLGKRTPVTLGLVGDVKHTIEALLPMVEERSDDSFLKACLKEHEKSLKALDDQTKEPSPDLIHPQFVAKTLSELADDDAIFTADGGTPFVWLLRYIRANGKRRFLTSLLHGTMANAFPQAIGCAKAYPGRQVIAMCGDGGMTMLMGDLLTLVQEELPVKLLVFRNNTLGFVEMEMKVEGMLDAFTDLKNPDFAGVAKACGFHGLHVDNADDLDGAMRDWLAHDGPALLDVAVNRFELVMPPTVEVSQAVSTAMYGVKAVLNGRLDDVWAMAENKLLK; from the coding sequence ATGGCGAAACTCGTAGCCGACGTCATCGTGGAGACATTGCAGGAAGCCGGCGCCAAGCGCTGTTACGGCATTGTCGGCGACACGCTGAACCATGTGACCGACGCCATGCGCCGCAAGAAGATGGAATGGGTGCATGTCCGCCACGAGGAGGTCGGCGGTTTCGCGGCCGGCGCGGAAGCCTACATGACCGGCGAGCTGACGGTCTGCGCGGGCTCCACGGGGCCGGGCAGCCTGCACTTCGTCAACGGCATCTTCGAAAGCCACCGCAATGGCGCGCCCGTCGTGCTGATCGCCTCGCAGATCGACCGCGTTCAGGAGGGGCTCGGCTTCCCCCAGTCCGTCGACCAGCGCAAGATCTACGAGCAGTGCTCGGTCTTCTGCGAATATATCTCGCATCCCGACCAGGCCCGCCGCATCACCGCCATGGCGGCGCAGGCCGCCCTCACCCGGCGCGGCGTCGCGGTGATCGTCGTCAATGGCGACACCACCAAGGAGACCATCGAGGACGAGCTCCACTGGCGCGTCTCCCGGCCGAACCCCGTGACGCGCCCCGCAGACGACGAGCTCGAAACGCTCGCCGGCCTGATCGCCGAGGCGAAGAAGATCACCATCTATGGCGGCTATGGCTGCCGGAACGCCCATGACGAGGTGGTCGCGCTCGCCGCCAGGCTGAAGGCCCCCGTCGCCCACACCTCGCGCGCCAAGGAATTCCTCGAATACGACAATCCCTACGATGTCTCCATGACCGGCATCATCGGCATCAAGTCGGGCTTCGAGGCCCTGGAGAACTGCGACCTCCTGATCTGCCTCGGCGCCAATTTCGCCTGGACGCAGTACTATCCGCACAAGGCGAAGATCGTGCAGATCGATACCGCGCCGGAGAACCTCGGCAAGCGCACGCCGGTGACGCTCGGCCTCGTCGGCGACGTCAAGCACACGATCGAGGCCCTGCTGCCCATGGTGGAGGAGCGCAGCGACGACAGCTTCCTCAAGGCGTGCCTGAAAGAGCACGAGAAAAGCCTCAAGGCGCTCGACGACCAGACGAAGGAGCCGTCGCCCGACCTCATCCACCCGCAGTTCGTCGCCAAGACGCTCAGCGAGCTGGCCGATGACGACGCGATCTTCACCGCCGATGGCGGCACGCCCTTCGTCTGGCTCCTGCGCTATATCCGCGCCAACGGCAAGCGCCGCTTCCTCACCAGCCTGCTGCACGGCACCATGGCGAACGCCTTCCCCCAGGCTATCGGCTGCGCCAAGGCCTATCCCGGCCGCCAGGTAATCGCCATGTGCGGCGACGGCGGCATGACCATGCTGATGGGCGACCTCCTGACGCTCGTGCAGGAGGAGCTGCCGGTAAAGCTGCTGGTCTTCCGCAACAACACGCTCGGCTTCGTGGAGATGGAGATGAAGGTGGAGGGCATGCTCGACGCCTTCACGGACCTGAAGAATCCCGATTTCGCCGGCGTCGCCAAGGCCTGCGGCTTCCACGGCCTCCATGTGGACAATGCGGACGATCTCGACGGCGCCATGCGCGACTGGCTCGCCCATGACGGGCCCGCGCTGCTCGACGTCGCGGTCAACCGGTTCGAGCTCGTCATGCCGCCCACCGTGGAGGTGAGCCAGGCCGTCTCCACCGCCATGTACGGCGTGAAGGCGGTGCTGAACGGCCGGCTCGACGATGTCTGGGCGATGGCGGAGAACAAGCTGCTCAAATAG
- a CDS encoding DMT family transporter produces the protein MTALLFAVTVLAWGFTWFAIKLQIGPVPMEVSICYRFAIAAATLWAGLALTGRLRRVPLRGHVWFAVLGVTLFALNYLLIYHATAYVTSGVIAVIFSAASVFNAFNQWLIMGRAPNARVLIGAGLGIAGIALLFGREMAATGSSGLGIALALGGTYVFSLGNVVSTRATAGGTDLPNAVVRCMSWGAALLAVYAAVRGGPFVLDGSPVYLASLLYLAVPGSVLAFLAYLSLVARVGADRAAYATVLFPVVALTVSTVLEGYEWSPGAFLGLGLILAGNIAIFGRWPLPARSNAGRSKPVRGR, from the coding sequence ATGACCGCCTTGCTGTTTGCCGTCACCGTGCTCGCATGGGGCTTCACCTGGTTCGCCATCAAGCTGCAGATCGGGCCGGTGCCGATGGAGGTTTCGATCTGCTACCGCTTCGCCATCGCCGCGGCGACGCTGTGGGCCGGACTTGCGCTGACCGGACGGTTGAGGCGGGTACCCCTGCGCGGGCATGTGTGGTTCGCGGTCCTCGGGGTCACGCTGTTCGCGCTCAACTATCTGCTCATCTATCATGCCACGGCCTATGTCACGAGCGGGGTGATCGCGGTCATCTTCTCCGCGGCGAGCGTGTTCAACGCGTTCAACCAGTGGCTCATCATGGGGCGAGCACCGAATGCGCGGGTTCTCATCGGTGCCGGCCTCGGCATAGCCGGCATCGCGCTCCTGTTCGGCAGGGAGATGGCGGCCACGGGCTCCTCCGGTCTCGGTATCGCGCTGGCGCTCGGGGGAACCTATGTCTTCTCGCTCGGCAATGTGGTCTCCACACGGGCGACGGCGGGCGGCACCGACCTGCCCAATGCGGTGGTCCGCTGCATGAGCTGGGGCGCGGCGCTTCTGGCGGTCTATGCCGCGGTCCGCGGCGGCCCCTTCGTGCTCGATGGCTCGCCGGTCTATCTGGCAAGCCTCCTCTATCTCGCCGTGCCGGGCTCGGTGCTCGCCTTCCTCGCCTATCTCTCCCTCGTCGCGCGGGTGGGGGCCGACCGGGCGGCCTATGCCACGGTGCTCTTTCCGGTGGTCGCGCTCACCGTCTCCACGGTCCTGGAGGGCTATGAATGGAGCCCGGGCGCCTTTCTGGGCCTCGGGCTCATCCTTGCGGGCAATATCGCGATATTCGGCAGGTGGCCGCTGCCGGCAAGATCGAATGCCGGCAGATCGAAACCGGTTCGCGGGAGATGA
- a CDS encoding helix-turn-helix transcriptional regulator, translating into MTAADLEGNTVFDCLSREGVPLRASAAFGDGIAAALWERDERAFTSYRAPNHNTLSLYVEGGNGIRRLNGRRVLRSNGSGSVCLMPDTLTTDWDVSGPVSMFHLYFPRSALDRVIAEVLEADPAAVALRDETYFQDPYLEGVIRAAVIPLHWDEPGDRLAVSQAAQMMLTYLATRFAERPARARIARGGLAPAVRRRVEEFVEAHLDRPLAIRDLASIAGLSPYHFARMFKQSTGESPHHYVLRRRVERAKTLIATGGLSLSEIALCCGFSSQSHFTARFRQIAGVTPRQFARATDSGLAA; encoded by the coding sequence ATGACTGCAGCAGACCTTGAGGGCAATACCGTTTTCGACTGCCTGAGCCGCGAGGGCGTGCCCTTGCGCGCATCGGCCGCGTTCGGCGACGGCATCGCCGCGGCCCTGTGGGAACGCGACGAACGCGCCTTCACGAGCTACCGCGCACCGAACCACAACACGCTGAGCCTCTATGTGGAGGGCGGAAACGGCATCCGCCGCCTGAACGGCCGCCGCGTCCTTCGAAGCAACGGTTCCGGCAGCGTGTGCCTGATGCCGGACACGCTCACCACGGACTGGGACGTCTCAGGCCCTGTGAGCATGTTCCATCTCTATTTCCCGCGCTCCGCGCTCGACCGGGTCATCGCGGAGGTTCTCGAGGCCGATCCCGCCGCCGTCGCGCTGCGCGACGAGACCTATTTCCAGGATCCCTATCTCGAAGGGGTGATCCGCGCAGCCGTGATCCCCCTGCACTGGGACGAGCCCGGCGACCGGCTGGCGGTCAGCCAGGCCGCGCAGATGATGCTGACCTACCTGGCCACGCGTTTCGCCGAGCGCCCGGCCCGGGCCCGGATCGCCCGCGGCGGCCTCGCCCCGGCAGTACGCCGGCGCGTCGAGGAGTTCGTCGAGGCCCATCTCGACCGGCCGCTCGCCATCCGCGACCTGGCGTCGATCGCGGGCCTGAGCCCCTATCACTTCGCGCGCATGTTCAAGCAGTCGACCGGGGAGAGCCCCCATCACTACGTGCTGCGCAGGCGCGTGGAGCGGGCGAAGACGCTGATCGCGACGGGCGGACTTTCCCTGTCGGAGATCGCCCTTTGCTGCGGGTTTTCGAGCCAGAGCCACTTCACCGCGCGGTTCCGCCAGATCGCCGGCGTGACACCGCGCCAGTTCGCCCGTGCAACGGACAGCGGGCTTGCCGCCTGA
- a CDS encoding 50S ribosomal protein L11 methyltransferase, with translation MHTLTVSGLALDRARALSTLLEETVDPAPLAVTLLSENEADTLWRLEALYDTPPADSALESAIAGAEWTLDALPERDWVAESLKDLKPVAAGRFFVHGHHDRDKRPAGRIGIEIEAGLAFGTGHHATTLGCLLALDAILKRETPAPALDVGCGSGVLALAYARATKYPVIASDIDPVAVEQTVENARINGVGALVRARHATGLDDAVIRGAGPYGLIMANILARPLAALAGDMAALLGPGGHLVLSGLTVDQEAQVLGPYRALGLALRTRYRIDRWATLVLAG, from the coding sequence ATGCACACGCTCACCGTTTCAGGACTTGCCCTCGACCGCGCCCGCGCGCTCTCCACCCTCCTGGAAGAGACGGTCGATCCCGCCCCGCTCGCCGTCACTCTCCTGTCGGAGAACGAGGCCGATACCCTTTGGCGCCTGGAGGCGCTCTACGATACGCCGCCCGCCGACAGCGCCCTTGAGAGTGCGATCGCGGGCGCGGAATGGACCCTCGATGCCCTGCCCGAGCGCGACTGGGTCGCCGAATCTCTGAAGGACCTGAAGCCCGTGGCGGCCGGGCGCTTCTTCGTGCACGGCCATCACGACCGCGACAAGCGGCCCGCCGGCCGGATCGGCATCGAGATCGAGGCGGGCCTCGCCTTCGGCACCGGCCACCATGCCACCACGCTCGGCTGTCTGCTCGCGCTCGACGCCATCCTGAAGCGGGAGACGCCCGCCCCCGCCCTCGATGTGGGCTGCGGGTCGGGCGTGCTGGCGCTCGCCTATGCGCGTGCCACGAAATACCCGGTCATCGCCAGCGACATCGACCCGGTCGCCGTGGAGCAGACTGTGGAGAATGCGCGGATCAACGGGGTCGGCGCGCTCGTGCGCGCGCGCCATGCCACGGGGCTCGACGACGCCGTCATTCGCGGCGCCGGTCCCTACGGGCTAATCATGGCGAATATTCTCGCCCGCCCGCTCGCCGCGCTCGCCGGCGACATGGCCGCGCTGCTCGGCCCCGGCGGGCATCTCGTCCTGTCCGGATTGACAGTCGATCAGGAGGCGCAGGTTCTCGGTCCCTATCGCGCGCTCGGCCTTGCGCTGCGCACACGCTACCGCATCGACCGCTGGGCAACATTGGTGCTCGCGGGATAG
- a CDS encoding DUF1127 domain-containing protein gives MSVATFGNDRAVRGGTVGGPSFFARLASRVKRYVELSRAERELEELDDRLLMDIGLKRSEIRRMVWNGDNA, from the coding sequence ATGAGTGTGGCAACCTTTGGAAACGATCGTGCGGTGCGTGGCGGCACTGTCGGCGGTCCGTCCTTCTTCGCGCGCCTGGCGTCGCGGGTGAAGCGCTACGTCGAGCTGAGCCGTGCGGAGCGCGAGCTCGAGGAGCTCGATGACCGCCTCCTGATGGATATCGGCCTGAAGCGGAGCGAGATCCGCCGGATGGTCTGGAACGGCGACAACGCCTGA